The following coding sequences are from one Bufo bufo chromosome 2, aBufBuf1.1, whole genome shotgun sequence window:
- the LOC120990441 gene encoding fatty acid-binding protein 1, liver-like — protein sequence MAFNGTYELQSQENFEAFMKAIGVPDDLIQKGKDVKSVTEIVQNGNHFVVTVTTGPRVQRNEFTIGEEAEMAALTAEKIKATVNLVDGKLVVNLKGITSVTEISGDLLIDALTLNDIVYKKISKRI from the exons ATGGCTTTCAATGGGACCTATGAGCTACAATCTCAGGAAAACTTTGAGGCTTTCATGAAAGCCATAG GGGTTCCTGATGACTTGATCCAGAAAGGAAAAGATGTCAAGAGTGTAACTGAAATTGTGCAGAATGGCAATCACTTTGTGGTCACGGTGACTACAGGACCTAGAGTCCAACGTAATGAGTTCACTATTGGCGAGGAGGCCGAAATGGCAGCTCTGACTGCCGAAAAAATTAAG GCTACTGTTAATCTAGTGGATGGAAAACTAGTCGTAAACCTTAAAGGGATCACTTCTGTCACTGAGATTTCTGGAGATCTTCTTATCGAT GCTTTAACTCTGAATGACATTGTCTATAAGAAAATCAGTAAGAGAATATAA